DNA from Lactobacillus johnsonii:
CGGCGAAAAATTATATTTATCACCAATTATGGATGGGTGTACCCATGAGATAATTTCTTATACATTAAGTCGTCGTCCAGTTTTAGAACAAGTAATGACCATGCTTGACCTAGCTTATAAAGCTCATCCTGCTCTAAATGGTCTTATTTTTCACACTGATCAAGGATGGCAATATCAACATTCTACCTTTCAAAAATGGCTTACAGATCATGGTATTGAGCAATCAATGTCTAGAAAAGGTAATTCATTAGATGATGGATTAATGGAAGGATTTTTTGGTATCTTAAAGCGAGAAATGTGGTATGGCTTTGAAAAAAATTTTAAGAATTTAGATGAACTAGAAGATGCAATCAAAGAGTATATTTATTACTATAATAATTTTAGAATTAAGAGCTCAATAAAAAACCATGCTCCGATTCAATATCGAAATATGGTTTTAAATCAAACAGTTTAATAATATGTCCTAATTTTTGGGTTCATATCAGCCTCTGTATTGAGACTTACCTTTTTTTATTAATCCTATTCTTTACTCGGTTAATAGTTAGTCAGATTGTGCAGTGATTTGAACTACATGTTTTTTAGTAACAGTAGCTGAAGCTTCAGTTGGAGTACCATTTTGGCACTCTAAACATTCCGCAATAATTCCACTTTCAAGTGAAAATTCATCACTTTGGCTATCCAATCTATCAGTTACGACCTGGCCGGATAATTCAAAAACTGCGGTATGTTTACGATCTTTAAGTACTTTTAAAGTTCCAAATTGAGCCATATCAAAAAATTCGATTAAATCATCGATATCCGATAAATCATATTTACGACTAACATGTTTTCCGGCCCAGTAAAGTATTTCTTTATCTTCGCTACCTAAAATGGTAGGTAAGATAAAATCACGATATAATGAATTTAAAAAATAAAGATGTTCGTTTGTATGTTCCATGCTTTCATTTCCTTTTGTCTTCTATATCATTTTAACTTAAAATAGGTGGAGTAGAAAAGAGAATTTAATCATCATTTGTTTAAAGGAGTTTTTTTAATGGATAATCGACCAATTGGAGTTTTAGATTCAGGATTAGGCGGCTTAACCGTTTTAAAAAAAGTAATTGAAAAACTGCCTAATGAGTCAACAATTTTTATTGGCGATCAGGCTAATATGCCGTATGGGGATCGCTCAAGAGAAGAAATTATTTCTCTAACTCGCGATAGTGTAAACTTCTTATTAAGTAAAGATGTAAAAATTATTATTTTTGGTTGTAACACAGCAACGGCTGTAGCAATGTCAACAATTCAAAAAGAGGTTCCGCTACAAATAATTGGTGTTGTACAGTCAGGTGCTTTGGCTGCAGCAAGAACTACCGAGACTAAAAATGTAGCTGTAATTGGAACTAACGCAACCGTGGATAGTCATTCTTATTTAAAAGAAATTCAGTACCGTGATCCAGAAATTAAGGTCAGTGAATTTGCTCAACCAAAATTAGCTCCGTTAGCTGAAGAAGATCCAGATGAAAATATTAAGAATGCGGTTGTTAGCGAAAGTTTAACACCATTGAAAAATGCTGATTATGATACTTTAGTTTTGGGATGTACCCATTATCCTTTATTGAGAGAAGAAATTGTAGCTGTCGTGGGTCAAGATAAAAAGATTGTAGATCCAGCTGATCAAGTGGCACAATATACATATAATATTTTGCGACGTGATGATTTATTTGCTGAAAGTACTGCTCCGGTAAAACATGAGTATTATACAACTGGAGAAGCAAAGAAGTTTACTGAGATTACCCGTCAATGGATGAATGATGACACGATAGTTGGTCATCATGTAGATGCTGAGGATTAAAAATGGATACTTTATTATTTGCAACTAACAATAAAAACAAGGCTAGAGAAGTGGAAGAAGCACTTAAGAAAATAAATTTTCCCATTCATGTAATTACTAATCAGGATTTAACTGATCCTCCTCATGTTTTAGAAACTGGGACAACATTTTTAGCTAATGCAAAATTAAAGGCTCATAAAATGGCAGAGTTCAGTAATTTACCAACTCTTGCTGATGATTCAGGCTTATCAGTTGATAAATTAAACGGAGCTCCTGGAGTTCATTCTGCTCGCTACGGGGGCGAAGCTCATAATGATGCCTTAAATAATGCAAAATTATTGGCTGAACTAGGCGGTGTTCCGCGAGAGAAAAGACAAGCTACCTTTCATACAACTATGGTAGTTTCGTGGCCAGGTAGATTTGATGATGATTTAGTAACACAAGGTGAAATTCGAGGCGAAATTTTGACTTATCCGCGAGGGGATGGAGATTTTGGCTATGATCCACTTTTCTTTGTTCCTGATAAAGGAAAGACCTTTGCTGAAATGACAGTAGATGAAAAAAATGCTATTTCTCACCGTGGTCAAGCATTAAGAAAATTACTTGCCGAGCTACCAGCTTGGTGGAAAAAAATGGAAAATGAATAATTAAGAGGTATTTAAAAGACTTAGTTCTGATATTTTATTGGAATTAAGTCTTTTTTATTTAACATATAAATAATAACTTTTATTCATGAAAGCGCTATACTTAAAACGAAAGAATAGTTATATAAGTTTAAGTAAATTTCGAGGTTATAACATATGAAAAAAGTTCTAGCAATTAATTCGGGGAGTTCCTCTTTTAAATACAAATTATTTTCTTTCCCTAATGAAAAAGTAATTGCTTCGGGAATGGCTGATAGAGTAGGAAAAGAAAATGCTGTCTTTAAAATTAAGTTGAGTAATGGTCAAGAATATATAAAAAATCTGCCTATTCATAACCAAGAAGAAGCAGTTAAATTATTAATTGAAGATTTAAAAAAATTTCACGTAGTTGAAGATTTGAGAGAAATTAGTGGTGTTGGTCATAGAGTAGTAAATGGAGGAGAAATTTTTAAAGAATCGGTCCATGTTAAAGAAAAGGAACTACAGGAAATATTTGATCTTGGAGAGTTAGCACCGTTGCATAATATTCCAGAAGCAAATGGTATTAAGGCGTTTATGAGGATTATCCCTAATGTACCTCAAGTGGCGGTTTTTGATACCTCATATCATCAAACTTTAGATCAGATTCATTATCTTTACTCCATCCCTTATGAGTATTATCAAAAATATAGTATTAGAAAGTATGGTGCGCACGGAATTTCAATTTCTTATGTGGCACAACGTGCGGCACAAATGCTTAATAAGAATCCTAACTTAGTCAATTTGATTGTTTGTCATTTAGGATCTGGAGCTTCTGTTACCGCAGTAAAAAATGGAAAATCTTATGATACTTCAATGGGAATTAGCCCACTTACTGGGGTAACAATGGGAACTAGAAGTGGTGACTTTGATCCAGCTGCCTTACAACGTTTAATGCACAAAACTGGAATGAATATCGATGAAGCAATTGAAATTTTGAACTATAAATCAGGATTATTGGGGATTTCAGGTGTCTCTTCTGATATGAGAGATTTAATTGAGAGCAAGGATAAACGTGCAAAGCTGGCTCGAAAGATATTTATTAATCGTGTAGTTAGGTATGTCGGTGCATATGCAGCTGAATTAAATAGTGTTGATGCAATTATATT
Protein-coding regions in this window:
- the murI gene encoding glutamate racemase, with translation MDNRPIGVLDSGLGGLTVLKKVIEKLPNESTIFIGDQANMPYGDRSREEIISLTRDSVNFLLSKDVKIIIFGCNTATAVAMSTIQKEVPLQIIGVVQSGALAAARTTETKNVAVIGTNATVDSHSYLKEIQYRDPEIKVSEFAQPKLAPLAEEDPDENIKNAVVSESLTPLKNADYDTLVLGCTHYPLLREEIVAVVGQDKKIVDPADQVAQYTYNILRRDDLFAESTAPVKHEYYTTGEAKKFTEITRQWMNDDTIVGHHVDAED
- a CDS encoding YslB family protein, with amino-acid sequence MEHTNEHLYFLNSLYRDFILPTILGSEDKEILYWAGKHVSRKYDLSDIDDLIEFFDMAQFGTLKVLKDRKHTAVFELSGQVVTDRLDSQSDEFSLESGIIAECLECQNGTPTEASATVTKKHVVQITAQSD
- a CDS encoding XTP/dITP diphosphatase; protein product: MDTLLFATNNKNKAREVEEALKKINFPIHVITNQDLTDPPHVLETGTTFLANAKLKAHKMAEFSNLPTLADDSGLSVDKLNGAPGVHSARYGGEAHNDALNNAKLLAELGGVPREKRQATFHTTMVVSWPGRFDDDLVTQGEIRGEILTYPRGDGDFGYDPLFFVPDKGKTFAEMTVDEKNAISHRGQALRKLLAELPAWWKKMENE
- a CDS encoding acetate/propionate family kinase is translated as MKKVLAINSGSSSFKYKLFSFPNEKVIASGMADRVGKENAVFKIKLSNGQEYIKNLPIHNQEEAVKLLIEDLKKFHVVEDLREISGVGHRVVNGGEIFKESVHVKEKELQEIFDLGELAPLHNIPEANGIKAFMRIIPNVPQVAVFDTSYHQTLDQIHYLYSIPYEYYQKYSIRKYGAHGISISYVAQRAAQMLNKNPNLVNLIVCHLGSGASVTAVKNGKSYDTSMGISPLTGVTMGTRSGDFDPAALQRLMHKTGMNIDEAIEILNYKSGLLGISGVSSDMRDLIESKDKRAKLARKIFINRVVRYVGAYAAELNSVDAIIFTAGVGEHDPGIRAGVMASLKYLGLDPDFKANRTDGEKFISKPNSKVKAMVVPTNEELMIAREVVRVLQ